From the genome of Hyalangium ruber, one region includes:
- the fabF gene encoding beta-ketoacyl-ACP synthase II encodes MSNRRVVITGTGLITALGTGTEKNWQAMLAGKSGIAPITRFEVAKLDTRFAGEVKDFEAEQFVDKREVRRMDLFSQYAVAAAEMAMRESGLPIGADKPHGYANERVGVIVGSGIGGIASLEEQHKKGLEKGFDRLSPFFIIQMIINMAAGLVSIRYGAKGPNWSPVSACATSAHAIGEAWKSIRLGETDAVIAGGAEAPITPLGMGGFSVMKALSSRNDNPSGASRPFDKERDGFVMGEGAGIVILEELEHAKKRGANILAELVGYGANSDANHVTAPAPEGEGAARCMRLALASAGMNPEEVGYINAHGTSTPYNDANETKAIKTVFGAHARKVSISSTKSMTGHMLGAAGGAEAVVSVLALLRGVLPPTINYTTPDPECDLDYVPNQAREVRIDAAMSNSFGFGGTNAVLLFRRFK; translated from the coding sequence GTGTCGAACCGTCGAGTCGTCATCACGGGTACCGGGTTGATTACGGCCCTGGGCACCGGGACCGAGAAGAACTGGCAGGCGATGCTCGCCGGCAAGTCGGGAATCGCGCCCATCACGCGCTTCGAGGTCGCGAAGCTCGACACGCGCTTCGCGGGCGAGGTGAAGGACTTCGAGGCCGAGCAGTTCGTCGACAAGCGCGAAGTGCGCCGGATGGACCTGTTCTCGCAGTACGCGGTGGCCGCCGCGGAGATGGCCATGCGCGAGAGCGGGTTGCCCATCGGCGCCGACAAGCCGCACGGCTACGCGAATGAGCGCGTGGGGGTCATCGTCGGCTCGGGCATCGGTGGCATCGCCTCGCTCGAGGAGCAGCACAAGAAGGGGCTGGAGAAGGGCTTCGATCGCCTCTCGCCCTTCTTCATCATCCAGATGATCATCAACATGGCGGCCGGCCTGGTCTCCATCCGCTACGGCGCCAAGGGACCGAACTGGTCTCCGGTGTCGGCCTGCGCCACCAGCGCCCACGCCATTGGCGAGGCCTGGAAGTCCATCCGCCTGGGTGAGACGGACGCGGTCATCGCCGGTGGCGCCGAGGCTCCCATCACCCCGTTGGGCATGGGTGGCTTCTCGGTGATGAAGGCGCTGTCCAGCCGCAATGACAACCCCTCCGGCGCCAGCCGCCCGTTCGACAAGGAGCGGGATGGCTTCGTCATGGGCGAGGGCGCGGGCATCGTCATCCTCGAGGAGCTGGAGCACGCCAAGAAGCGCGGCGCCAACATCCTGGCCGAGCTGGTGGGCTATGGGGCCAACTCGGACGCCAACCACGTGACGGCGCCGGCCCCCGAGGGCGAGGGTGCCGCCCGGTGCATGCGTCTGGCGCTCGCCTCCGCGGGGATGAACCCCGAGGAGGTGGGCTACATCAACGCGCACGGCACCTCCACGCCGTACAACGACGCCAACGAGACGAAGGCCATCAAGACGGTCTTCGGCGCGCACGCCCGCAAGGTGTCCATCTCCTCCACCAAGTCGATGACCGGGCACATGCTCGGCGCGGCCGGTGGCGCCGAGGCGGTCGTCAGCGTGCTGGCGCTGCTGCGCGGCGTGCTGCCGCCGACCATCAACTACACCACGCCCGATCCGGAGTGCGATCTGGACTACGTGCCCAACCAGGCGCGTGAGGTTCGCATCGACGCGGCGATGAGCAACTCGTTCGGCTTCGGCGGCACCAACGCGGTGCTGCTGTTCCGTCGCTTCAAGTAG
- the rpiB gene encoding ribose 5-phosphate isomerase B produces the protein MKIILASDHAGLELRQELVSALRERGVDFDDVGPTSRDSVDYPDFATKVARAVAKGEYTLGVLVCGTGIGMSIVANKHRGVRAALCTTEFEARMARAHNDANVLCVGQRVVGAGVGRSILEAFLATPFEGGRHEKRVQKIREAELEG, from the coding sequence GTGAAGATCATCCTCGCGTCCGACCATGCGGGCCTCGAGCTGCGCCAGGAGCTCGTCTCCGCGCTGCGCGAGCGCGGCGTGGACTTTGATGACGTGGGGCCCACCTCGCGCGACTCCGTGGACTACCCGGACTTCGCGACGAAGGTGGCCCGCGCCGTGGCCAAGGGCGAGTACACCCTGGGGGTGCTCGTGTGCGGCACGGGCATCGGCATGAGCATCGTGGCCAACAAGCACCGGGGCGTGCGTGCGGCGCTCTGCACCACCGAGTTCGAGGCCCGGATGGCGCGTGCGCACAACGACGCCAATGTGCTGTGTGTCGGCCAGCGGGTGGTGGGGGCCGGGGTGGGCCGGAGCATCCTCGAGGCCTTCCTGGCCACGCCGTTCGAGGGCGGCCGACACGAGAAACGCGTGCAGAAGATCCGCGAGGCCGAATTAGAGGGCTGA
- the glyA gene encoding serine hydroxymethyltransferase, producing MENIRTLAEVDPEIAQVVRQETQRQEEGIELIASENFVSPAVMEAMGSTLTNKYAEGYPGKRYYGGCEVVDVAETLAINRVKELFGAEAANVQAHSGSQANMAAYMALMKPGDTLLSLDLNSGGHLTHGAAFNFSGKLYKVVHYGLTRDTETIDFAQVSALAKEHKPKVIVVGASAYPRTLDFAKFREIADSVGAAMMVDMAHIAGLVAAGVHPSPVPLAEFVTSTTHKTLRGPRGGLVLCKEPFFKTLNSQIFPGIQGGPLMHVIAAKAVAFKEALSPEFKTYQRQIVANAKALAEALQRAGLRLCSGGTDNHLMLVDLRPKKLTGKVAEEVLGKAGFTVNKNMIPFDPEKPMVTSGVRVGTPAITSRGMKEAEMAIVGQLLGEALDHASDDAQLARIHGKVKELTKSFPLYASRLK from the coding sequence ATGGAGAACATCCGCACGCTCGCCGAGGTCGATCCCGAGATCGCCCAGGTCGTCCGCCAGGAGACGCAGCGCCAGGAGGAGGGCATCGAGCTCATCGCCTCGGAGAACTTCGTCAGCCCGGCGGTGATGGAGGCCATGGGCTCCACGCTGACGAACAAGTACGCGGAGGGCTACCCCGGCAAGCGCTACTACGGCGGCTGCGAGGTGGTGGACGTGGCCGAGACGCTGGCCATCAACCGCGTGAAGGAGCTGTTCGGCGCCGAGGCCGCCAACGTGCAGGCCCACTCCGGCAGCCAGGCCAACATGGCCGCCTACATGGCGCTGATGAAGCCCGGTGACACGCTGCTGTCGCTGGACCTCAACTCGGGCGGCCACCTCACCCACGGCGCCGCCTTCAACTTCTCCGGCAAGCTCTACAAGGTGGTCCACTACGGGCTCACCCGCGACACGGAGACGATCGACTTCGCCCAGGTGTCCGCCCTGGCCAAGGAGCACAAGCCCAAGGTCATCGTCGTGGGCGCAAGCGCCTACCCGCGCACGCTCGACTTCGCGAAGTTCCGCGAGATCGCCGACAGCGTGGGTGCGGCGATGATGGTGGACATGGCGCACATCGCCGGCCTGGTGGCCGCGGGGGTACACCCCTCGCCGGTGCCGCTGGCGGAGTTCGTCACCTCCACCACCCACAAGACGCTGCGCGGGCCGCGCGGTGGCCTGGTGCTGTGCAAGGAGCCGTTTTTCAAGACGCTCAACAGCCAGATCTTTCCCGGCATCCAGGGCGGTCCGCTGATGCACGTCATCGCGGCCAAGGCGGTGGCCTTCAAGGAAGCGCTCAGCCCCGAGTTCAAGACGTACCAGCGGCAGATCGTCGCCAACGCCAAGGCGCTGGCCGAGGCGCTGCAGCGGGCCGGCCTGCGGCTGTGCTCGGGCGGCACCGACAACCACCTGATGCTGGTGGACCTGCGGCCCAAGAAGCTCACCGGCAAGGTGGCCGAGGAGGTGCTGGGCAAGGCGGGCTTCACGGTGAACAAGAACATGATCCCGTTCGACCCGGAGAAGCCGATGGTCACCTCCGGCGTCCGGGTGGGCACCCCCGCGATTACCTCGCGCGGCATGAAGGAGGCGGAGATGGCCATCGTCGGCCAGCTCCTCGGCGAGGCCCTGGACCATGCTTCGGATGACGCGCAGCTGGCGCGCATTCATGGCAAGGTGAAGGAGCTGACGAAGTCCTTCCCGCTGTACGCCTCGCGACTGAAGTAA
- the nrdR gene encoding transcriptional regulator NrdR: MRCPFCQDTENKVIDSRESHEGSVIRRRRECLQCKRRFTTYERVEELYPLIVKKDGRREAFDREKIVNGLKKACEKRPVSADQLEQTVGAIERLLQGMGEKEVPSNVIGEEVMRRLQALDEVAYVRFASVYRSFRDIAEFMNELKELADQSKEGRPKPLPGKGGQPS, translated from the coding sequence ATGCGCTGCCCCTTCTGCCAGGACACCGAGAACAAGGTCATCGACTCGCGTGAGTCGCATGAGGGCTCGGTCATCCGCCGGCGCCGCGAGTGTCTGCAGTGCAAGCGTCGCTTCACCACGTACGAGCGAGTGGAGGAGCTCTACCCGCTCATCGTGAAGAAGGACGGGCGGCGCGAGGCCTTCGATCGGGAGAAGATCGTCAACGGCCTGAAGAAGGCCTGTGAGAAGCGGCCGGTGTCGGCCGATCAGCTCGAGCAGACGGTGGGCGCCATCGAGCGGCTGCTGCAGGGCATGGGCGAGAAGGAAGTGCCCTCCAACGTCATCGGCGAAGAGGTGATGCGGCGGCTGCAGGCGCTGGACGAAGTGGCCTACGTGCGCTTCGCCTCGGTGTACCGGAGCTTCCGCGACATCGCCGAGTTCATGAACGAGCTGAAGGAACTGGCGGACCAGTCCAAGGAGGGCCGTCCCAAGCCGCTGCCCGGCAAGGGCGGCCAGCCGTCATGA
- the ribD gene encoding bifunctional diaminohydroxyphosphoribosylaminopyrimidine deaminase/5-amino-6-(5-phosphoribosylamino)uracil reductase RibD, translated as MRLLTRARLKARGAPRAKRAADFDRAVAEFFMRIALEEASKGLGRTSPNPAVGAVLVKGGRIIARGYHQKAGTAHAEVVALEAAGPRARGADLYTTLEPCDHYGRTPPCSQAIIEAGVRRVISASADPNPKVNGKGITRLRRAGVEVLTGVLQAEADRLNRPFFKVIRTRLPYVTLKAAVTLDGKLATATGDSRWVTGEVARAWVHRLRDRVDVLLVGSNTVRKDNPKLTTRLPGGGGKDPVRVVVDSRLSLKATHTVFTQRSAARTVLATLEDPSGRKARRFTALGVEVWQVREKRGRVDLKALLTRLAQEGLNHVLVEGGAEMYGSFLRDRLADELALFLAPKLIGSQGLSWAGDLGVKVMAEALTLKNATFEQLGEDLLLQAQLG; from the coding sequence ATGAGGCTGTTGACGCGAGCGCGGCTGAAGGCGCGCGGAGCGCCTCGGGCGAAGCGGGCGGCGGACTTCGACCGGGCGGTGGCCGAGTTCTTCATGCGCATCGCCCTGGAGGAGGCCTCCAAGGGCCTGGGGCGCACCAGCCCCAACCCGGCGGTAGGCGCGGTGTTGGTGAAGGGCGGGCGCATCATCGCGCGCGGCTATCATCAGAAGGCGGGCACGGCGCACGCGGAGGTGGTGGCGCTGGAGGCCGCGGGCCCTCGGGCGCGCGGCGCGGACCTCTACACGACGCTGGAGCCGTGTGACCACTACGGGCGTACGCCCCCGTGCAGCCAGGCCATCATCGAGGCGGGGGTGCGTCGGGTCATATCCGCATCCGCGGATCCCAACCCCAAGGTGAACGGCAAGGGCATCACCCGGCTGCGGCGGGCGGGGGTGGAGGTGCTCACCGGTGTCCTCCAGGCGGAGGCCGACAGGCTCAACCGGCCCTTCTTCAAGGTCATCCGCACGCGCCTGCCGTACGTGACGCTCAAGGCGGCGGTGACGCTGGACGGCAAGCTGGCGACGGCCACCGGAGACTCTCGCTGGGTGACGGGCGAGGTGGCGCGCGCGTGGGTACACCGGCTGCGCGACCGGGTGGATGTGCTCCTGGTGGGCTCCAACACCGTGCGCAAGGACAACCCGAAGCTCACCACGCGCCTGCCCGGCGGCGGAGGCAAGGACCCGGTGCGCGTGGTGGTGGACTCGCGCCTGAGCCTCAAGGCCACCCACACCGTGTTCACCCAGCGTTCGGCGGCGCGCACCGTGCTGGCCACGCTGGAGGACCCCTCGGGCCGCAAGGCCCGCCGCTTCACCGCGCTGGGCGTGGAGGTGTGGCAGGTGCGCGAGAAGCGCGGGCGGGTGGACTTGAAGGCCCTGCTGACCCGCCTCGCCCAGGAAGGCCTCAACCACGTGCTGGTGGAGGGCGGGGCGGAGATGTACGGCTCCTTCCTGCGTGACAGGCTGGCGGACGAGCTGGCGCTCTTCCTGGCTCCCAAGCTCATCGGCAGCCAGGGGCTCTCCTGGGCGGGTGACCTGGGGGTGAAGGTGATGGCCGAAGCGCTCACCCTCAAGAATGCCACCTTCGAGCAGCTGGGGGAGGACCTGCTCCTCCAGGCACAGCTCGGATGA
- a CDS encoding riboflavin synthase produces the protein MFTGLIQDMGAVERVVPGGMTDLWIRTTLGAGSFALGESIAVDGACLTVVERGGDTFKVQAAPETLRRTTMGELRPGSRVNLERALALGDRLGGHLVAGHVDAVSEVLETRPEGGSWVMAFRLPSELAPYFIEKGSVAVDGISLTVNSVLPDRFTVQLIPETQARTTLRAKGVGSRVNLEADMIGKYVARLFSLRQGPESGLTEAALRAAGFGVKG, from the coding sequence ATGTTCACCGGACTCATTCAGGATATGGGCGCAGTGGAGCGTGTCGTCCCCGGTGGGATGACGGACCTCTGGATTCGCACGACCCTGGGCGCGGGCAGCTTCGCCCTCGGGGAGTCCATCGCCGTGGACGGCGCGTGCCTCACGGTGGTGGAGCGGGGCGGGGACACCTTCAAGGTCCAGGCGGCCCCGGAGACGCTGCGGCGCACGACGATGGGCGAGCTGCGCCCCGGCTCCCGGGTGAACCTGGAGCGGGCGCTGGCGCTGGGAGACCGCCTGGGCGGTCACCTGGTCGCTGGCCACGTGGACGCGGTGAGCGAGGTGCTGGAGACGCGCCCCGAGGGTGGCTCCTGGGTGATGGCCTTCCGGCTGCCCTCCGAGCTGGCGCCCTACTTCATCGAGAAGGGCTCGGTGGCGGTGGATGGCATCAGCCTCACCGTTAACTCCGTGCTCCCGGACCGCTTCACCGTCCAGCTCATCCCCGAGACGCAGGCGCGCACGACGCTGCGCGCCAAGGGTGTGGGCTCGCGGGTGAACCTGGAAGCGGACATGATCGGTAAGTACGTGGCGCGGCTGTTCTCGCTGCGCCAGGGCCCGGAGAGCGGGCTGACCGAAGCGGCGCTGCGGGCGGCCGGGTTCGGGGTGAAAGGTTAA
- the ribB gene encoding 3,4-dihydroxy-2-butanone-4-phosphate synthase, with amino-acid sequence MARGKQGTDVIELVERALAEIRKGGMVILTDDEDRENEGDLVMAAEKVTPKAINFMATHARGLICLALTEERIRRLNLPLMVQDNTSPFQTAFTVSIEAARGVTTGISAADRARTVLAAVAPNAKPGDLVRPGHIFPLRAREGGVLVRTGQTEGSVDLARLAGLAPAGVICEVMNADGTMARRPDLVKFARKHKLVLLSVADLIRYRLERERLIRRIASATVERRGAGTFQAYTYGSDVDSAVHVALVKGDIRGKEPVLTRVHRGCMMGDLLGSSGCDCGSQLEQAFQRIQAAGRGVIIYLQKDAPAKARLQCTHTSNEQVVRGKPDQTRLREFGVGAQILKDLGLSRLRLLTNNPKKIVGLESYSLEVVEQIPLTEGKAPRRLVARTPRRRRDKS; translated from the coding sequence ATGGCGCGCGGCAAGCAGGGCACGGATGTCATCGAGCTGGTGGAGCGGGCGCTCGCGGAGATCCGCAAGGGTGGCATGGTCATCCTCACGGATGACGAGGACCGCGAGAACGAGGGCGACCTCGTGATGGCGGCCGAGAAGGTGACGCCCAAGGCCATCAACTTCATGGCCACCCACGCCCGTGGGCTCATCTGCCTGGCCCTCACCGAGGAGCGCATCCGCCGGCTGAACCTGCCGCTCATGGTGCAGGACAACACCTCGCCCTTCCAGACGGCCTTCACCGTCTCCATCGAGGCGGCGCGCGGCGTCACCACCGGTATCTCCGCGGCGGACCGCGCCCGCACCGTGCTGGCGGCGGTGGCGCCCAACGCCAAGCCGGGAGACCTCGTGCGCCCCGGCCACATCTTCCCCCTGCGCGCCCGCGAGGGCGGCGTGCTGGTGCGCACCGGGCAGACCGAGGGCAGCGTGGACCTGGCGCGCCTCGCCGGGCTCGCGCCCGCGGGCGTCATCTGTGAGGTGATGAACGCCGACGGCACCATGGCCCGCCGGCCGGACCTGGTGAAGTTCGCCCGCAAGCACAAGCTGGTGCTGCTCTCGGTGGCGGACCTCATCCGCTACCGGCTGGAGCGCGAGCGGCTCATCCGCCGCATCGCCTCGGCCACCGTCGAGCGCCGGGGCGCGGGCACCTTCCAGGCCTACACCTACGGCAGCGACGTGGACTCCGCCGTCCACGTGGCGCTGGTGAAGGGGGACATTCGGGGCAAGGAGCCCGTGCTCACCCGCGTCCACCGGGGCTGCATGATGGGAGACCTGCTGGGCAGCAGCGGGTGCGACTGCGGCAGCCAGCTCGAGCAGGCCTTCCAGCGCATCCAGGCCGCCGGGCGGGGCGTCATCATCTACCTGCAGAAGGACGCGCCGGCGAAGGCCCGGCTGCAGTGTACCCACACCTCCAACGAGCAGGTGGTGCGGGGCAAGCCGGACCAGACGCGCCTGCGCGAGTTCGGCGTGGGGGCGCAGATCCTCAAGGATCTCGGGTTGTCCCGGTTGCGGCTGCTCACCAACAACCCGAAGAAGATCGTGGGCCTGGAGAGCTACTCCCTGGAGGTGGTGGAGCAGATTCCCCTCACCGAGGGGAAGGCCCCCCGGCGCTTGGTGGCGCGCACGCCCCGTCGCCGGCGTGACAAGTCGTGA
- the ribE gene encoding 6,7-dimethyl-8-ribityllumazine synthase, whose product MPRYIEGDFLPPKGRFAICVARFNAFITEELVKGAVDSLVRHGVADSDIDVYRCPGTYELPGLTRRVTESQGYVGVVTLGAVIRGGTPHFDYVAGECSKGIGSVAFSAAALAKPVSVTFGVLTCDTVEQAIDRAGVKAGNKGADAAMACLEMVNLYAKMVEGKRG is encoded by the coding sequence ATGCCTCGCTACATCGAAGGTGATTTCCTGCCCCCGAAGGGCCGCTTTGCCATCTGCGTGGCCCGCTTCAACGCGTTCATCACCGAGGAGCTCGTCAAGGGCGCGGTGGACTCGCTGGTGCGCCACGGGGTGGCCGACTCGGACATCGACGTCTACCGCTGCCCGGGCACCTATGAGCTGCCGGGCCTCACCCGCCGGGTGACCGAGTCCCAGGGCTACGTGGGCGTCGTCACCCTGGGCGCCGTCATCCGCGGCGGCACCCCCCACTTCGACTACGTGGCGGGCGAGTGCTCCAAGGGCATCGGCTCGGTGGCCTTCAGCGCCGCGGCCCTGGCCAAGCCGGTGTCCGTCACGTTCGGTGTGCTCACCTGCGATACGGTGGAGCAGGCCATCGACCGGGCCGGGGTGAAGGCCGGCAACAAGGGCGCGGACGCGGCCATGGCCTGTCTGGAGATGGTCAACCTCTACGCGAAGATGGTGGAAGGGAAGAGGGGATAG
- the nusB gene encoding transcription antitermination factor NusB, with product MGARRTGRERALQALYQLEMTAGTTPYEALTSAWAASAEEGKPDPDAVKFAQELVEGVHAHQAEIDQLIEKHSHNWRLDRMSRIDRNVLRLGVFELKYRPDIPKKVSINEAVELGKNFGTEESSAFVNGLLDRVAGALGKP from the coding sequence ATGGGAGCGCGGAGAACCGGGCGGGAGCGCGCGCTGCAGGCGCTCTACCAGTTGGAGATGACCGCGGGCACGACGCCCTATGAGGCGCTCACCTCCGCGTGGGCGGCCTCCGCCGAGGAGGGCAAGCCCGACCCGGACGCCGTCAAGTTCGCCCAGGAGCTCGTCGAGGGTGTCCACGCCCACCAGGCGGAGATCGACCAGCTCATCGAGAAGCACAGCCACAACTGGCGGCTGGACCGCATGTCGCGCATCGACCGGAACGTGCTGCGCCTGGGCGTCTTCGAGCTGAAGTACCGCCCGGACATCCCCAAGAAGGTTTCCATCAACGAGGCCGTGGAGCTGGGCAAGAACTTCGGCACGGAGGAGTCCAGCGCCTTCGTCAACGGCTTGCTCGACCGCGTCGCGGGGGCCCTCGGAAAGCCGTGA
- a CDS encoding M17 family peptidase N-terminal domain-containing protein → MNVTAHEIGFEGLDTLAGVDALCLFVAEDDRPLPGTAGYVDWRLCGDLSRVLKAEFFTGVKDDWLLLPTDGRLPFPRIFAVGMGPRKSLTPEALGKALASAARVLAKAKVESVALEIPGGGEVDEAAQAAALQQHFLPGFKGKRVSLLADKGLARLLPGRKS, encoded by the coding sequence GTGAACGTCACCGCCCACGAGATTGGTTTCGAGGGGCTGGATACCCTCGCCGGGGTGGACGCCCTGTGCCTCTTCGTGGCCGAGGATGACCGGCCCCTGCCCGGCACCGCCGGCTATGTGGACTGGCGGCTGTGTGGGGACCTCTCCCGCGTGCTCAAGGCGGAGTTCTTCACTGGCGTGAAGGATGACTGGCTCTTGCTGCCCACGGACGGGCGGCTGCCCTTCCCTCGCATCTTCGCGGTGGGGATGGGCCCCCGGAAGTCGCTGACCCCGGAGGCACTGGGCAAGGCGCTCGCCAGCGCCGCCCGGGTGCTGGCCAAGGCCAAGGTGGAGTCGGTGGCCCTGGAGATTCCAGGCGGGGGCGAGGTGGACGAGGCGGCCCAGGCGGCGGCCCTCCAGCAGCACTTCCTGCCGGGGTTCAAGGGCAAGCGCGTCTCGCTCCTCGCGGACAAGGGCCTGGCCAGGCTGTTGCCCGGACGCAAATCGTGA
- a CDS encoding response regulator produces MGFKVLIVEDSKASREFIAATVEAVPGLEAITSASGFEALRLLPRHRFDLIITDINMPDINGLELISFVKKNPNYRDTPLFIITTEGRDQDRDRGMKLGAAEYLVKPFEPQSLEGLLRRYLKLA; encoded by the coding sequence ATGGGATTCAAGGTCCTGATCGTGGAGGATTCCAAGGCGTCGCGCGAGTTCATCGCCGCGACGGTGGAGGCTGTCCCCGGCCTCGAGGCCATCACCAGCGCCAGCGGCTTCGAGGCGCTGCGACTGCTGCCGCGCCACCGGTTCGATCTCATCATCACCGACATCAACATGCCCGACATCAACGGGCTGGAGTTGATCAGCTTCGTCAAGAAGAACCCCAACTACCGCGACACGCCGCTGTTCATCATCACCACCGAGGGCCGTGACCAGGATCGGGATCGCGGCATGAAGCTCGGGGCGGCGGAGTACCTGGTCAAGCCCTTCGAGCCCCAGAGCCTGGAAGGGCTGCTGAGGCGCTACCTGAAGCTGGCGTGA